The proteins below come from a single Pedosphaera parvula Ellin514 genomic window:
- a CDS encoding succinate dehydrogenase cytochrome b subunit, with protein MNITNVFNSSVGKKFIMAITGLALFLFVLLHMLGNLQVFLGAEAINRYGAFLQGNVELLWPARIGLLVLVVLHIWAAIKLSAENKAARPVAYANYNPTAASYASQTMLMSGLIILAFIIYHLLHFTVQVPAVNFTHKSFVELHDAKNQHDVFAMLILGFERPVVVLIYVIAMFLLFLHLSHGMQAMFSSLGWKNAAYAPMISRFAVVISWLIFAGYVIIPISVLLGYGHGYLVEHNYLQEVAK; from the coding sequence ATGAACATAACGAACGTTTTCAATTCTTCAGTAGGTAAGAAGTTCATCATGGCCATCACTGGCCTGGCGCTATTTCTCTTTGTGTTGCTGCACATGCTCGGCAATCTACAAGTGTTTCTTGGAGCTGAAGCGATCAACCGTTATGGAGCCTTTCTGCAGGGAAATGTGGAGTTGCTCTGGCCAGCTCGGATAGGGTTGCTCGTCCTGGTGGTACTCCACATTTGGGCTGCAATCAAATTATCAGCTGAAAACAAGGCGGCGCGCCCGGTGGCATATGCCAATTACAATCCAACGGCAGCAAGTTATGCCTCCCAAACGATGCTGATGAGTGGCCTGATTATTCTGGCGTTCATCATATATCATCTTCTGCATTTTACGGTTCAGGTACCGGCGGTGAACTTTACTCACAAGAGCTTTGTGGAGTTACATGATGCCAAAAATCAGCACGACGTTTTTGCCATGCTCATTCTAGGATTCGAAAGGCCAGTGGTGGTTTTGATTTATGTCATTGCCATGTTCCTTTTATTCCTCCATCTGAGTCACGGGATGCAGGCAATGTTTTCCTCACTCGGTTGGAAGAATGCAGCATATGCTCCGATGATTTCCCGTTTTGCGGTGGTGATTTCGTGGCTCATTTTTGCTGGCTACGTTATAATCCCCATATCCGTGCTGCTCGGTTATGGGCATGGCTACCTGGTTGAACATAACTATTTGCAGGAGGTGGCAAAATGA